CTGCTGATAAGTTACTCTCTTATCTTCGTCTATCATGCGTCGCACAACACTGATGTTATCTTCAGTGATCGCTGTTACAGTACGTCCCTCACGCGGATCAACATTGAGGGTgcattttcattggtcgataagGCCCGCATTCGGGGTGCGGGAGATTTCTGTAACGCATGCCATAGGGCCCGCAAAGAGTTTATCGTTTTCACTGGTCGTCAGAGCCCGTATACGGGGTGCGGGTGATTTCTATAACGCATGCGAATTCCGTTATTCCGGAATGCGGATATCACCCGCACACGTTTAATCGACCGAGTTATCGACCAGTGGATTTCATTGGTTGTTAGCTCGCATGCGGGTACTCCCCGCAATCGGGCTAACTACCGActtatcgaccaatgaaaatgcgcCTTGAGATTGCTACGTTCACGCTTCAACTCATTAAACCAATTGTAAATTGAGGCACGAGATGGAGCTTCCTTAAGAAATGCTAATCTCAGCCTATCATAGGTTTGTTGTTGAGTAAGGTCACAAGGAAGGTCATACTAAATCATTGACCGAAAATTTTCTCGCGTTAGGTACATTCTCACGTGTAACGAGAGTTTTAATTTTGCCGCcaattcacaaaaacaaatgacaaatgAATGCAATATACTAAATTTGATTAGAAAAGAGTTctacaattgaaataaaaaaaaataataaactaagttTCTAACTGGCCCGTTCCaaacattttcagtgttaCCCACGTATAACCGATAGTTTCAATATTGATTCATATCTTAAGGATTATAGTgataaaattgaattgaaattgcTGTACGCAAAAATATTCAGAGagaatgagatctaagagtttagcgagtattcattactatgcgtgttttgttatttttaaatcctacATGGTCCAAACGTTaaggttactttgcagcaaccgtgatcacggacaggcGAGATGAAAGTGACATCACTATAAATACGTccatttgaaacatttttttattcttctttttTGAGTATTGTCAGTCTGATATCCTGTATTCGTTTTTAATACTAAGCGCTTAAGATCACAATCACTTGCCACTTAGCGTCACGACTATTAAGTCATGAGAATTAATGATGACAGTATACAGTTGATACAAAAGAATGTCATTAGTGAGATGAGGAGTAGTAACgtgtatatacaatatatttacagtGCACTGTTAGGAGTTGGATTTTGTAGAAAATTTCCACCCGGGTTCAAATTTGGTGCGGCCACAGCTGCTTACCAGGTCGAGGGCGCCTGGAACGTCAGCGGTACGTTTATGTTCgggtttttaatattgaatttaaataactctaATAAGCATTTCATTGACAGACAAATCCGCAAGTATCTGGGACACGTTCGTGCACACTAGACCAGAGATTATAGCAGATAGATCCAACGGGGACGTCGCCTGTGACAGCTACAACCAATGGATGAGAGACGTGGAAATAGCTTCGGAGTTGGGATTAGATTTCTACAGGTAATAAATTGATTCTGGTGTTCCACTACTTATTTGTTGGTTGCAATGAAATTAGAATTGATATTCTTCATTTAATTCACTGATACAAATTACTGCACGATTCCTTTTCTTtgtgtgtataatattaataatagtgaaatatttattaaaaactatgtttaattttcaatgctgatattaaattgatatatgttttatatcagATTTTCTCTCTCCTGGCCAAGAATTTTGCCATATGGTTTTACAAATAAGACAAGCGAAGACGGAGTAAAATTTTACTCCAATTTTATCGATGCTCTATTGGAGAGAGGAATTGAGCCTGTCGTAACAATATATCACTGGGATCTGCCACAAAATTTACAAGATCTTGGTGAGTTTCGAAGATGTGCAACTGTTGTTAAAAGTATTCAATACAAATGCATTgcttttatactatttaaaatagaatacataataaaacgaaaaggtttttatactaaaacccgatggtatcccatatattgtctttaaaaaatgtccatcggttcgtaaacatctcatATCAGCAAAACCCGGAGAgcttcgggaaagcaatttttgtcctcattcccaaaaaagatcgagtcacagatccgaaagatactagaccgatagccgtaacaaatactatatccaaaatctttttctcagttctacaaacgagaatgacgcgattcatgctcagcaacaggtattttaggccaaatcaccagaaagggtttttacccggaatttctggatgcctagaacacaacactttgctgtcggagagtttaaaagatgctaggaaaagcgagaggcaaattacagtgtgttggatagacttagagaacgcgttcgggtcgatacaacacgaattgatgctattcgcgctgagATAGTACAACTTTCCGCCCCTAATTActgatatgatcgcgtcgtattactcaaaattaaagttttctataacaactaaagaaggccattcaaaaacttttagttacaatgtaggactatttcaaggttgctgtttgtctccaattgtatttaatattgtaattaacatcttagtagataaaataaccagcaacgagaaaaaatgggggtatcggttcaagtttaataataaatacacagaatccattttagccttcgctgacgatctcgcaatactgacacgtaaccccaaacactgtcaagtactattagatgaagtggatagattctgtgagtggaccgatggattgaggacaaaaccaagtaaatgtcactgtctgtgtctcggtaggcggagtacaagatacacctcatacgatccgggattatcgttaggcggtcaatgcatttctacggttacagaaaatgcaccatttaaatttctcggtcggaagattgataatataggtcgtactccatctttagaaggtatagtagatagcgttttaaacgatctcaacaggttaatagccaacagatcagtaatgttaaaaaagcttggatctacgataattatctaacttcacgtttaaattggcctttcctcgtttatgattttaattaaacccttttgtcaaagttagatgcaggcgtcataaagatgttgaagttgtggatcgggctcgcgctaacggctgattcatcggctttatttagggatttgagtctaaaaaggccagaggagctctataaacacctgagagttccaagagatacatcctggggaaatcccaggatgacgtctCTACATCGCttccaaaagacaaagatgccccagagttagagtcaaggcttcaattccacaagcagtttatgttaggagcgcaaagtaacagagtaggattaggatcaagtaggaaggtccaagatacggatatattgaagtcttttattcggcaagacgagaatgataaatataagatccatgcaataagtttagaaatgcagaacgagtggttagacataggagatttttgcaccccattagcactaaaatggtgCACCTTAATGGATGATTGGTCGCAggattgctaaaattctatctcaatgcgttccagatgactctcccagatcagagtaatttagtaagatggggtaaaggtaccgaaaagacttgctatatctgtgggaaggcagttggaactgctaggcacttgttagtgggatgtagggtactcctcgatagcggttagtactcgcgtcgtcatgatagggttctggaaatcatacgtgaagcggttagtctttcggtagccagagcgcaaaaggaaataaccacaaacgagcgatcagtaggttttgtgagagagggcactagggctataaaaacaaatgtcaagccttactccatccttaaagcggctacggattggactataatgatggatacgtgtgaaaaacaatacaaaatccccgaggatatttgtgcatcgacctccagaccagacatatttatgtattcgcgaatcttaaagcgcgttgtgatgatagagcttacggttccttgggaaaccaacatccccaaagaccataccatcaaggtcaacaaatattacgagctaacaaacgaactcactcgaaataggttcgtcgtggatttatatgcggtagaagtgggcgcgagaggtataacggctaaatctctctacaacctactaaaaggcttgggcctgtccagaactcacatcaattcgttcttggaacgtacttcgaaggcagccctagtaggttcttttcaaatatggttaggtagggagaggagcttagacagtggaggtgagcgtttaacgcgcgttagttaggggccccttaaacctacacctgggtcgcaagtcccaggcactgttgaagctccactccctgcaacgcaatggacccggcacccgcacggtgaatccattgaatgctaagaggtttcgtctcttgtCGTCCACTTATTTTACCAATGTTCAATGTATGAGCTCAAAGAGTTCATCTCTCATGATCCGTCTATAGCGCCTTATACAGATTCCGTCAAATGAGAAACAAGTCGTTCGTCATGTACAGAACTAAACGAGCGGGTTTATaactaaagtattttttaagaaaatatttgaaatacaaaataacactCACATTACATATCATTCTTCACGTGAACAACTCTACCCACattaaaaagacattttaGCTGTTCCTGTGATCACGACTTGTGACATGTGATTAATGTATCTACTAGGGACTTCATTAACTCAGACAGCATCATCTGCCGTCAAAACCAcgataataatttagaaagtGATGAATGCTTTTCAATAACAACACGTTCTTCGCAAACGATTTCTTCATCGGCACACTAAAACAGAACCGTCGAACGCCAAACCACTTTGATGGAAAAATAaggaattcttattttaaaaatcaggAACTTTAAAGGAATCCTTCAAATGTAACGTCAATCACATTAAATCCCGAGTTTTCTCCATGTTTCAGTGCATTATGTTCAGGCTTGTAGggctattatgaaatatttgttagcCCAAGTTATAATTCACAGGCGGCTGGACCAATCCTTTAATATCGGATTGGTTTGCGGACTACGCTCGTGTTGTGTTCAGTCTGTACGCCGACCGGGTCAAGACTTGGATCACTCTTAATGAACCCATGACGTTTTGCGACATTGCTTACACTTTTGGAATTCACGCTCCTGGAATAGTTAGCAGTGGAATTGGCAATTACATATGCAGCAAGAACACAATGTTGGCACACGCTAAAGCCTGGCGGATATACGACAAGGAGTTTAGACGaaaatataaaggtaaaaaaatatatgaatttatgaaCAATACTTTAGGTTGTTGATTTGTCAACAATAAATGTAACCTTTAGCTTCTACTGAATTAATTCTGCATACATACGAGTTCACTAATGtgttacattacattttaaaggCAAAGTGTCTATCACCAATCAAATCATATGGTTTGAGGGTACTGATGAAAATGAAGGGGAGGCGGCTGAACTGGCTCTACAGTTAATggtgaataaaaatacttcaactgtccaaaaataatattgtcactaaatacttttgattcatttaatttcGTACAATTCAGGGAGGATTGTACTCACACCCAATCTACTCTAAGAAAGGCGGCTGGCCTGAGCAAATAGAAAGACTCATAGCGGAAAAGAGTAAGCAACAGGGTTTCTCCAAATCCAGATTGCCAGAATTTacgaaagaagaaaaaaaattagtaagaGGTGAGAATAAAACCTAAACAGTCTATTCATTACATTGttaataatagtaacaaagctaaaattattaagaaagcCATATCAATAGGAAAAGGTTTCGATTTCaaggttttattttgtgaaatttttcAAAGGCACATATGATTTCTTCGGCTTGAACTACTATACCTCACGAACTGCTCGCCGTGCCCGAGGAGAAGTTGTTGGTCCTTGGCCTCTCTCCGGTGGACCAGACATTGATGTAATACTATCAGTCCGACCAGAATGGCCGCAGGCTAGCACCAGCTGGTTGTATGTGAGTTTGGCTGCTAATTTATACAGTTTTAAGCCTCATAAAGCTTGAACATTGTCTTTGGAGACTGTTCGCATATCACACGCGAGCCAGGTTGTGacaaaaacaacaaagaaGTTACTAACTCCTGTTCCAGGTATACCCGGAAGGTTTCCGGAAGCTCATATCTTGGTTGAAGAAACAGTACGGAAACGTGGAAATCTTTATAACAGAGAACGGTTTCTTAACCACCGGCGAGGATTTAGAGGATCAAGTTCGTATAGATTATCATAAGGAGCATTTGGAAcaggtaattaatataaaaaattcaagacGCATGAATTAAAGAACtatgtcattattttaactactaTCTTCCACCAGGTTCTCCTCGCGATTCAAGAAGATAAGGCCAATGTCGTGGCGTACACTGCTTGGTCCATGTTAGACAACTTTGAATGGAGCGGTGGCTATAGGTAAAGAAACATcgacttaaaatgttttcggATTTTCTTCTGTTCGTAATCTgatgattaataattatcgtTTCAGTTCCAAATTCGGTTTGTACGAAGTGGACTTCAACGACCCAGCCCGCGTCCGGCGCCCGAGAGCCTCCGCACAGTTTTACAAAGAGATTGTGAAagcgaaataatttgatttatatgacTGAACTTGGAACTGAACTTACAACTGTgagatgttatttatttgataaataataaaattaattttatttgcaaaatcgGAACGTAACTTGGTCCCCCCCCAACAATTATTCCTACTCCTGATGGACCAATCGACTTGACTTTTTAGGTTGTTGCATGTCCGACCGTTCCATACAGaaacatattacattataCGTTATATcgcttttgttatatatatttattatattgaattattgaaaGACACTTTGACAGCAATCTGTTTAGTATACTAGCGTGTACACCGAGCCTAACAGAGGCAAGACGACAACTGTCTTGGctcctatataaatattattgccgTCCTTAAGCTTAGATGTACATTGAAGAAACTATATTAGATTTTCAGTGTTCATAGTCTTGCGCCGTATGGCCACATGTCCACTCCTCAAACTCGCGAGGCGATATAACGCTAACCTAGGTTCAATTACCGCACTATTTGCAACAGAGGCTGAGGCGGACGGTGATCGGGCGGTTCTTGGCGTTCTTCTTAGGAGAAGGAGCCTCGCCTTCAGCATGTTCGCCTTCTTGCCCGTCGGTTCCGTCTCGTCCTCGTCCTTATCCTCGTGTTCCTTAAGTTTGCTAGATGACGCTTGCCTTCTATTTTGATCTTCCTTGAACTGAGAGTTTGCGCTCTTCTCTATATCCGCGAACTCTTGCACGAGGGCACCCAGCGAATATTATGATGATGTTACTATTatgatcataaaaaatatgatccctaaataaagaaaaatgctGAAACGTATGTTTGTAGTGAAGATGACTGGGTGTTCTTTTGGTGTTTCATGTCTGTCCTCCAGCGGCAAACGGTTTATCgcgatttaaatattgtctaaTAACCTGTGAAGGCGACTGGCGCTGTAGCATGCCGTCCTCGGGGTGGCCATCGGAGGCCATCATCTTGAACGCGAGTTTCTGCACCTATACGAGGTACGACCGTCCcaagggtgcctctaagaggCCGGACCTCGGTTTAGGATGTTATTAAAGGGGGGGTTGGCATCGGGTGGTGGGACTTCATGACGACCCCCTAACGGCAGAGTCCGAATTAGTCCGAATTGGTCCAAAGTGGTCCGAACTTTCAATATGGTGGAACTATAACCCAAAGTCAGTATTTGaagctgaaaaaaaattatacgaacAGATTAATTAACACTTATCAACATTTGTTCTAGCagtttatatcaaaatgtttttttagcggaaaaagaatattgaaaaaaatgtatggagaaaatcttaaatttgtttttttggttgttttttcttaaattacattaaatacatttttaaaaataggaattattatagaatagaataatatatttttttaattatacataaaaatcttctATAAAAATCGtacaataactaaattaaattaaaaaccacaAATTAAAACAGccactatatataaaaatcattctaAAGCACCTGGCACATTTCCTGGAGCTTCTTCATCAACTTctatttcttcttcttccgCTTCTATTATTTCTTCTGTTATTAATTACTGGAAACAAACTTAATGATTTACTATTGGTGTGTTTAGGTTTCAGATGAGATATATAAGGATCTGAAGAGATCAAAGAATTGTGTATAATAtctacattattttacaatctTTCTGTTTTCCTCGTGTGGCGCTCTCTGGTATATCTGAAGTCCTTATTTTTTGCTTCACCTGCTCCTTCTGACATAATTCCGATAGGAAGACAAGAGAATTGCTTGCATGTGTCAGCAGATGCAACATCTTGTGTATGCTGGAAGGCATGTTATACCAGGggtaatgatttaaatgaaactaatatatttccggataaactacgcggattttattatgttaaaactacataatcccgacgtttcggttactttgcagcaatcgtgatcacgggcagacgagatgtgtatgtctgtcagttggtcctgttatttatcatctaccgccatcgatttcttaattttctggcgtaccgctctggataccggcagaatgcgcttacggtgtcgcgaggtcctgcggtgtggtcacggacatggggttttatatttttgaggagggggtcccaggtgttggatagattccagccatcttctctattgaaattgggatgtttttaaatttcaatagccttacttattaacctcggtatatactagtcttcccgagcgaggatttgtggtttatcaaaccgaatgtagtggcctggtttgtccattgtgtgttcacacactgcggACTTCGACGAGCgcttatttttgatatctgagatgtgttctttgcAGTATTCACGGAATCCATCGATATTGACAGCCTTCCCACAAGATAACACTTGCAATACAACTGCGAGGTGTTTGATTAAATCAGTATCGATCTTTGTTATTTGAGCTGTCTTTTCGTATTCCCGGAAAAATCTTCTGACCGTATTTCCATCATTAGTAGTTCCAAAGCCCTGCTTCACAACATCAATCAAAAGTCCCATCTGTTCTTTGAACTCTGATTGCACCATGTGCTTTCAAAACTTCTTAAGTTGTCCACATTTCAAAATCCAAATTATACGAATTGTGTAAAGGACATTCCGAGCTTCGAATCCACATATGGAGTGTTGATAGTCCATATCGATATACATCTTCCCGTACAGGTCTTGAAAACATTTGTTGAAGATTGTTCATCTCACTAGGTTTTGCAAGACAAACGTTGCACGTAGCTGCAGTTGGAATATCTGTAATTATTGCAGTGACTTTTCCGTCAATCATTGTCAGGTGCAACTCATGACTAACTTCCAAGTTTCCGCAACTTGAAACAgtcaaattttgtattttttcctCCATTACAGCTTGCTCTTGCTTAACAAAGTCAACAGTTTCCTTAGCAAACTGAAATTTGATAGGTCTGCAATAAAACGTTGAAGATGGCTTAGGATTGTTCCAAATAACAACATTATCGGTCTAGAGACCGATAGAGGAGCTAGAGCTTCAGAGGAACGAGGCTCGTCATGAACACAGAAGAGTCATCGAATCCAGCCAGTTCACTCCTTTGCTTGTAGTTGCTCGTGTAGAAGAACCATCGAATCCCCATTTGCTGGTTAGCTTTAAGCTTCCTTTggaaattgttaaattattaccaACCTATGTGACCTCGTCATCGCCGGCAAAGGCGGTGTGTGTtggtgtaataattttgtgtgATGAGGGTATTCGTATCCGTATTGTCGGTTGTTATTTTGTCGTTAGGGTCTAAGTGGACGCCTCTTGCCTAATTTTTTGGGACGGGACGTCTATTCGGACTTTTCTGCTAAAGATGACTGCAGTACTTTTATCGGGGTTCATCTCGATTCTCCATCGGCGAAACCATTTCCCTAAGGTGTTGACCATCTCTTTGGAAATGAGAGATGTTCTATTCAAGGGACTTGTACGAGGTGCCCGCCACTCGATGGCGGAAAGAGCGATTCGACAAGTAGACTCGAATGATATGTAAGAGCCCGTTTGGCATTTCTAGTTTAAACAGCTTGTAAAACAAGCCGTTGTGCCAGACTTTGGCAAATGCTTTCGCTTCGTCGAAAAAGATTGCAGCCGTCTTATGGATGCATCTGCTTAGAAGACCCTTGGTGATGTGCTCCTTGAAACGTTAGAGTGCTTGGCCCTGAAGCCAAACTGGTAATTTGAGAGGAGTTTAGATTTTCCTACTTCCTGCTTTAGCCGATTTAAGACCACCCTTTCATAGATCTTTCCGAGAGTGTTGAGCAGACTAATGGATTGGTAGCTGCTCGGCACAGTTTTTGGTTTACCCGGTTTTGGAATACCTATTACTATAGCCTCCTTCCATTAATCCATCCACTCCATTTGAACGAGTTTCGGGGCCTTGTTTGTAATCCGATTAGGCCCtgatgattttttgttttaatgcgCGAACTATGTCTGTCACTTCTGAAAGTGAGGTTTCTTTGATCGCGACGTCTACAGGTGGTTGTGCTAGTCTTTAAGTTACGTGACCGGGTCACACTGTTGCAGACTCAGTGTGcatttttattgagatattTGAATAACGTATAATGGCTGGCTAGATTTTATCTTAGTAAGtttcagaaattttaataaaaaattctatttcttTATCACAATGACATATATATGGATAAGGTTTCAAGGTATCTCCACTTTAGCACATTTTACTAATTGACAGTCATTAATTCATTCAGTGAAATTCTAATGGCTAGAACATTGTacaaaagacaaaatattacttacaaagTAGTAGTATTCCTCGTTGaatcacaatatatattcacaatTTAGTGCACAGTTGCTGAAGTCTTCGACAACCAAACGATGGGAGTTGGCCGACTGTTGCATTAAACACATTATAACACCTGGCAGTAGTTTTTTAACTACCCTCTTATAGTTTCTATTTACATTTGCAACAGTGAGTCAAATCACAAAGagttataaacaattattaaacattttatcgcTATAATTCAGTAAAACCttacattttacaatatcTACTACTATGATGGGTTGATTAGCTGTCATACTCAAATGACAGATTGACGCTTCTTTTATCTAAATGAGGAGTATCGAGGTGGATGCGGTGAAGAACCCTTCTGTAGTAGATAACTAAACCCCCTCCGGCGGAGAGGCGTTCGTTTCTAATGATGTTGTAATTCCCAGTCCGTGGGTCTCGTTTGCATGGTTCCATGATGGACTCTTGCACTAAAAGTATATCTATCTGATGCTGTACTATAAAGCGCCGCACCAGTTCTATTTGAGGAGAGAGGCCGTTCGCATTATACGTAGCGATAGTCAGAGAGCGTGGTTTTATCGAAGTTCCTCCCGACAACCAGCAACTTCGCCTGAAAGACGGTGCACATCGGATCCAGTTTCCGGCAGTGTACGCTGCCCCGACCCCGTCACCCGACTTACTATCGTCAGTGTAAATCAGATGAGCGGAAAGGTGTAGCTCTGCTGCATGTTCGGGGAGCATGCCTTCCAGACATACGTAATCCACGTCTGGCTCACTGGCGGGGTGGGGGGCCTCGGTAAAGGCCTCACGCTCCTCCAGTTCGCGGGATTCCAGCTCGTCGATCGTGCGTCCCTGTCTGCTGTCGAACAACCGGGCTGCCTCCCAGACCCGAAGGTCAAGTCGGAGGAGACCGGCCAGCGTTGCGTTGAACGACACCGTCCGATGTGTCTATTAGATTATTAAATGACTCGCCTGGTTTCGGCGAGGTGGGTGCCTATAACAACCTATCTCGCACGGGTGACGGTTCGCGGTGCTAGCACGTCTGGCTGCACACGGGCGCGCTCCGATTTTACACTAattgtaagtaatattaacaatGCACTTCACTGCATAATTAATTGACTCGCCTGGTGTGGGCGAGGTGTGTGCCTACAATCCTCACTTCACACGGGTGGTGGAACGCGGCGCGCACTCATTAAACACTCACTATAGAACACTATCACTACACTACACACACTGACTGACTGACACTAAACGATGTCTTTGTGCACGTAATACTAGGATAGGCGGCGTGACACGGAGTGTATATTCGCTTGGTGAGGTCGAGATCAGTATTTAAGAAACTATTACCTAGGCTAGGAGTCCTAGTACTAGTGACGGAGAGCTAACCCAAGGACGTGTCACTTTTCGTTGAACTGACTTGTGCACACTACACACAGAGACGCACGCCCCCCGTGATGGTATCGAAAAGAATAGGTCCATCAGCAATAGACAAGTCGAAGGAGAAATGTAATTAGTCACATTCATCTTAACATTACAAGTATGGAATTATAAGAAAAGACAAGTAACATTCACTAACTATTCAGATGTAAATTTATCGGAGACATTGTTGTATACTTTGAGCAATAGTGATGTGGCAGTTGAGGAAATGtcagtgaaaatataatagacaGGCGCGCTGGTGGATAGtttaatgtatacataatGTGTATCACACACTACCAACGGTTGTGTaggaataaaaacttattaatttctgtgaaagatatgttttattataataaccatAAACTACACGACACTCTAGTTCTgtcaaagtaattattataaatgcacAGACCTGTGAAGGAAACAACatttaaagctatttattcATTCctgcttttattaattagtctCGTTAAACAATAGACGAAACAATTTTGTCACCGCGTGTTCTTGGAAAGAAATAATAGTGTTGACAGCAGCGGCACTGATGACATCTAAGCATGCGTTCAAACTCTATTAGTTCACCAACCAAATTACGTGGTTAAACTAAATGAAGGATCATACATGGGCttgatttacatacatatgaaGACGAGACTCGCTACGAGACTcgctttataataaacaataatatatatatatatatatatattgtagaaatatgagagggtagaagagaatcaatgtaggaatatgagagggtaggagagactcaaacgacatataagccgttgtcagaggacatcagggctctttttcgttcgtaacgcgcgttggtgtgatagtttagtcgtatATGTCGCTCTATTCACTGCCATTAATAAACAGacatcataatataatcatatttttaaaaaaaataataatttaacataaaacctTCTCACTCTGTATTATGTGTCAtcggaaatttaaaaaaaaagccgCATTTGTatctgttaatatataatattcacaatAGTGAATACGAGTTTCAACGacggaataatataaaatatatacattgtgTTAGGCTTCGTTCACACGGCATTGTCCTGCACGTTTTTTTCGTATTCGTTT
This sequence is a window from Danaus plexippus chromosome 29 unlocalized genomic scaffold, MEX_DaPlex mxdp_36, whole genome shotgun sequence. Protein-coding genes within it:
- the LOC116777028 gene encoding myrosinase 1-like; amino-acid sequence: MNLLTTLLLSALLGVGFCRKFPPGFKFGAATAAYQVEGAWNVSDKSASIWDTFVHTRPEIIADRSNGDVACDSYNQWMRDVEIASELGLDFYRFSLSWPRILPYGFTNKTSEDGVKFYSNFIDALLERGIEPVVTIYHWDLPQNLQDLGGWTNPLISDWFADYARVVFSLYADRVKTWITLNEPMTFCDIAYTFGIHAPGIVSSGIGNYICSKNTMLAHAKAWRIYDKEFRRKYKGKVSITNQIIWFEGTDENEGEAAELALQLMGGLYSHPIYSKKGGWPEQIERLIAEKSKQQGFSKSRLPEFTKEEKKLVRGTYDFFGLNYYTSRTARRARGEVVGPWPLSGGPDIDVILSVRPEWPQASTSWLYVYPEGFRKLISWLKKQYGNVEIFITENGFLTTGEDLEDQVRIDYHKEHLEQVLLAIQEDKANVVAYTAWSMLDNFEWSGGYSSKFGLYEVDFNDPARVRRPRASAQFYKEIVKAK